A single Bacillus sp. OxB-1 DNA region contains:
- a CDS encoding S-layer homology domain-containing protein, which produces MTLLSQRRNAVFSLLVLLSLFLLAPQAEAKPLDYNGGVKNEYMYEEVFFLTGYPIKFSGKATVSEKLNKNKLTNTYRFTLTSPEGYKLTRSVVYEAEVDEREDKGQTTAQTAVKSYSEKVTIGKESYTLADFQLSQGLVSDNRPASDYYSGNVVGRKIYKHVDADKKEHTIKVHMSGRNMGYENFWGATETQLMDFQIETNRGQAFVTSKVSDSKSKVLQYEPHDPSLSSFTGGHAVISKSNMLSEYSYDIPFGAGKGVVHLNKELVPKIERLIVPKFRDLSKHWAKDNIEKLYSLGVFDESTQFFSPNTPMKRYQYTVGVLKAVDIRVLEDPKSKKRTVKKAIFNDLDVKDPDYGYIESAVEKGIITGVTPDRFNPDGPITRVQAVAILVRALGMEGRAPSPGYRTNYVDNHKIPNWARDSVYVATELGLVSGNQFNRFNPNEPLTRAQAAAVTVRFLDFLENDLKQNYRDDMLFFD; this is translated from the coding sequence ATGACTTTATTATCGCAAAGACGCAACGCAGTTTTCAGCCTCTTAGTTCTCTTGTCCCTCTTCCTCCTTGCACCGCAAGCGGAAGCGAAGCCGTTGGATTATAACGGTGGAGTGAAGAATGAATACATGTATGAAGAAGTGTTTTTCCTAACAGGCTATCCAATTAAGTTCTCAGGAAAAGCGACGGTTTCGGAAAAACTGAACAAAAACAAGTTGACGAATACATACCGTTTTACGTTGACTAGCCCCGAAGGCTATAAGCTGACACGAAGCGTCGTGTACGAGGCGGAAGTGGATGAACGGGAAGACAAAGGGCAAACGACAGCTCAAACTGCGGTCAAAAGCTATTCTGAAAAAGTGACGATTGGCAAGGAAAGTTATACACTGGCCGACTTCCAACTCTCTCAAGGGCTGGTCAGCGATAACCGTCCCGCTTCCGACTATTATTCGGGAAATGTCGTCGGCCGAAAAATCTATAAGCATGTCGACGCCGATAAGAAAGAACATACGATAAAGGTTCACATGAGCGGACGCAATATGGGCTATGAAAACTTCTGGGGTGCTACCGAAACCCAGCTCATGGATTTCCAGATTGAAACGAATCGTGGTCAAGCGTTTGTAACGAGCAAAGTGTCCGACAGCAAATCCAAAGTGCTGCAATACGAGCCGCACGATCCTTCCCTCTCTAGTTTCACGGGTGGACATGCAGTCATCAGCAAATCCAATATGCTCAGTGAATATTCCTATGATATTCCGTTCGGTGCGGGAAAAGGGGTTGTTCATTTGAACAAGGAGTTGGTTCCGAAGATTGAACGGCTCATTGTTCCGAAATTCCGCGACCTGTCGAAACATTGGGCGAAAGATAATATCGAAAAACTCTATTCCCTTGGTGTGTTCGATGAATCCACCCAATTCTTCTCACCCAATACACCGATGAAACGCTATCAATATACAGTCGGCGTTCTGAAGGCTGTGGATATCCGGGTGCTGGAAGATCCAAAAAGCAAGAAGAGGACTGTGAAAAAAGCGATTTTCAACGACTTGGATGTCAAAGATCCGGACTACGGCTATATTGAGAGCGCCGTCGAAAAAGGGATCATCACAGGCGTCACACCGGATCGATTCAATCCGGACGGGCCGATCACCCGCGTTCAGGCAGTGGCAATTCTAGTCCGGGCACTCGGCATGGAAGGCCGTGCACCAAGTCCCGGCTACCGTACCAATTACGTCGATAACCATAAAATTCCGAACTGGGCAAGAGACAGCGTTTATGTCGCAACGGAACTCGGCCTCGTTTCGGGGAATCAATTCAATCGCTTCAACCCGAATGAACCGTTGACCCGTGCCCAAGCGGCGGCTGTTACGGTACGCTTCTTGGATTTCCTGGAGAATGACTTGAAGCAAAACTACCGGGATGACATGCTGTTTTTTGACTGA